A region of Candidatus Methylomirabilota bacterium DNA encodes the following proteins:
- a CDS encoding polysaccharide deacetylase family protein, giving the protein MIRSLRACLLACALVLPAGAAAGELPPNELGRVMILEYHKIDQPEERWTRTPDNFRRDLERLWERGYRLVALNDFLDGKIGVPRGTTPVILTFDDSSPGQFKLIERNGEWGVDPDCAVGILEAFERRHPEFGHAATFFVLPGADPPNRLFNQKELASRKLQYLASRGYEIGNHTLWHANLAKYSERVVRQQIATAQEWIQRHVPTYRIRTLALPMGAYPSDIRWSIEGAEGQNSYRHDAILMVAGGAAPSPYARAFDPYRLPRIQALETELGRWLAHFERNPQERYVSDGDPGLITVPAGSLDKVRRSPGAKVVERP; this is encoded by the coding sequence GTGATCCGCTCTCTCCGCGCCTGCCTGCTCGCCTGCGCCCTGGTCTTGCCGGCCGGCGCCGCGGCCGGCGAGCTTCCGCCGAATGAGCTCGGCCGCGTGATGATCCTCGAGTACCACAAGATCGACCAGCCCGAAGAGCGCTGGACTCGCACGCCGGACAATTTCCGTCGCGACCTCGAGCGCCTCTGGGAGCGGGGCTACCGGCTCGTGGCCCTCAATGACTTCCTCGATGGCAAGATCGGTGTCCCGCGCGGCACCACGCCGGTCATCCTCACCTTCGATGACTCCTCCCCGGGCCAGTTCAAGCTCATCGAGAGGAACGGGGAATGGGGCGTGGATCCCGACTGCGCGGTGGGCATCCTCGAGGCCTTCGAGCGGCGCCACCCGGAGTTCGGCCACGCGGCGACCTTCTTCGTCTTGCCCGGCGCCGATCCGCCGAACCGTCTCTTCAATCAGAAGGAGCTGGCCAGCCGCAAGCTCCAGTACCTGGCCAGCCGCGGCTACGAGATCGGCAATCACACGCTCTGGCACGCCAATCTCGCCAAGTATTCCGAGCGCGTGGTGCGTCAGCAGATCGCCACGGCCCAGGAGTGGATACAGCGGCACGTCCCCACCTATCGCATCCGGACGCTGGCCCTGCCCATGGGCGCCTATCCGTCGGACATTCGCTGGAGCATCGAGGGAGCGGAGGGTCAGAACAGCTACCGCCACGACGCCATCCTCATGGTGGCGGGAGGCGCGGCGCCGTCGCCCTACGCGCGGGCCTTCGATCCCTATCGCCTGCCGCGGATCCAGGCCCTCGAGACCGAGCTCGGCCGCTGGCTCGCCCACTTCGAACGCAATCCTCAGGAACGCTATGTCAGTGACGGCGACCCGGGGCTCATCACCGTCCCGGCGGGGAGCCTGGACAAGGTGCGGCGCTCTCCCGGAGCGAAGGTCGTGGAGCGCCCGTAG